Genomic DNA from Bacteroides zhangwenhongii:
GGGACACCTCTATCGTTTCGATACGTTTGCCGTCGATTGTGGCCGAGAGTATGAGCGAGTCGGCTTTCAGATAGTATTCGTTGGTAAACACGCAGTGGTGCATGGCCTCGCCCTCCTGCCGTATGGCTTCAACGCTGTCCAATACCTTGATGCGGATTTCCCCGTCGGAAAACTCCACTCCGAAAAACCGTCCTTTGGCTTTGACAAACGAGGCTTCCTGTTCCAACGCCTTGCGCCGTTCCTCCTGCCGCCGTTCCATTTGCATGTGCCGCCGTTTTTTAGCCATGTAGAGGTCATGCGCTGCGGGCAGGTCTGCGGGACACACGAAATGGGCGTTATGCAGGTCTTTCCCGAAAAATCGCAGCAGGTCGATGTAGTCGCACCATTCCGTCGGTTTCCCGATAGCGTACCCGTTACGGATGGCGATACGGATGGCCGGCCAATAGTCTGCGATATTGCGGGAGGAACGGGCGAAAAATCGCACGAGTGCCGTTTGTCCCGCTTTAAGCAGCGTTTCGGCCTTGTTCTCCGAGAGCAGCAGGTGGATAAGGTCGAAAGGGGTTACATCGGGGAGTTGTTTACCGTAGCCGCTTCGGCGCAGTTCGGGGATAAGCCGTTGCCGGGGATAGATGCGTGTGGGCGTGATGTTGTATTTCCCGTCGTTCTCCGCCCGCAGTTCCAATGCGCTCGACCAACTCCACCCGTGAACGAAGAAGCCCATCGGGCGCAGCCGTGCGAAGGTTGCGGAGCGTCCGTCGGGGGCAATCCACCGCTGTACGGCTTCGATATGGGTGTAAACGGGCGTCTGTCCCACTTTCGCCCAACACTCGATATAGACGAAGCGCAGGACTTGAAAACCCCTGCAGCGGGTTACGATGCACAAATACTCGTAATCGTTGAACTTGCGGCGCAGGGTGGTTTCCACTTTCAGCGGGGTGTGGCAGTGCGGACACTCGCACCCTAACAGATTGTCCGTGAGTTCTCCGTTTTCGCTCTGCCACGTGTGGCCGCACTCGGTGCAGGTGATAAGTCCTTTCGGCGTGCGGCGTCCGATATGCTCGATGCAGTTCTTGTACCCCCATTCGATTTGTGCGGGGGTAAGCGGCGGCAGGTGTTTACTTGCCGCCACAACGCTCTGTTGGAATTTTGTTCTCGGTTTCATAACTAAAATAGACTGGGCATTAGTTTGTTATCTTCGATTTTCTTGGGTTTGGACTTGGCTTTCGCCAACTTGGCGTAGGCTTCGCTCTCGGCCTTCCGTATGGCGTTCCGCCGTGCCTCGACTTTTTCCTCCTCGGTCAGTTCAACGGTGTGATTGACCACTACCTTGCAACTGACGGGTTTGCCGATGTCGATGTCCTCCTCGTCGTAATAGTGGAGTGCCATAGAGTATATTTCCTCGTCGGCAAACCCGTTGCAACCGCTCTGCCGTACTTGGTTGATGATGAAAGTGCAGCAATCGTCAATGTTCTTTTTCGGGTTGGCGTATCGGGGTGCGAAAAGTTCGTCCTCCCGTGCCCGTGCGTCGAGATAGTTCTGTATCGTCAGTTTGAAATAATCTGTTCCTTGTGCCATGATTTTTTGGTATTGTGGGGCGGCGAGCCGCCCCGTGTTCAACATTTATTCGTCCTTTCCGAGAAGCCGCCGCACCTCGTCCTCTTTGGTCTTTTGGAAAATCCATCCCGCTCTCTTCTGCCCGTCATGCGTCAGCCGTGCGTTGAAGCGTCCCCCGAGTGCGTGAAGGGCGTCCTTGACGGGCTTGGTGTCCCCGAATACGGCTATCGCCTTCTCGGAATAGTCCACGATGATAAACCCGCCTTGCACGCTCGTTTCAGTGCGTTCCGCCCGTTTTTCGTCTTTCGGCTCGGGCAGACATATATTCTCCTCGTTTCCTGCGATATATGCCAGCCTGTCGATGTACCCTTCACGTGTGTAGTGGGTCAGTTTGCAGACACTCCACCCGTATTTCGGACTTTTGCCGAGCGTGAAAACGGGATAGCGGTGTTCGTTCTTGGGGTCGTATTCGGAGAGGTGCGCCGTTTGCGGGAAATTGGCCGCCGCCTTTCTCAACTCCCCGAAGCCGTTGCGGGAGGTGGCCGAAAAGCCGAGAATGACGGTACGCACGCTTCGGGTGGTCGAACACTCGTAAGAGGGGTCAGTGTATTCCGTTTCGTTGAGTTCGGCGATGATTACGCCCTGCACCCCTTCGGGCATGATGCGGCGTAACCTCTGCGCTCCTATTTCCGCTATGCGGTCATGCTCGGCTTTCTCTTTGGCGGCGGCGATGGCCTGCGCCGTGGCTTGCTCTTCCGCCTGCCCCACGAGCAAAGCCACCTCGAAAGCGTCCATGAACTCGGGGTTCACGTCGTCGTAGTACCTGCCGATACCGAATGTTTGCGAGAGGGGTCGCAGAATGTCCGTTTGGCTGATTTCCTTTGTTTCGGTATCGACCATGTGGTACACGTAGCCACGGGCGGTGTGTTCCACCTTGTAAACGACGTAACGCTTTCTGCTCGCACCCGCACCGATACCGATGATTACCTGGTTTTCCTTGACTACCTGCACCCGTGTGTCCGTGGTAGTCGCTCCGAATAATGAAATGTACTTTGTCATACCTGTAATAATTTAGAAGATGTGAGTGAATAGGAAATAGAAAAAGCCGGTTAGAGCCACGAGAGAAACAAGGCAGGAGAAAATGCCCCGCAGGATGTCATAACAGAACGTGAAGCCCAAAACGACCCAAATAAAGTCGATACCCCACACGTGGAAGCCCAAAGCCACCGCCCCGACCTTTACCGCCAACCCGACCTTTGCCTTTATGCCAAGTGGAAGGTTGGAGGATTTCTGTTTCCATTTATTTTTCTCTTCGTTTCTCATAACCTTTGACTTTTTTTTTATGCCGTAGCGGAGCCGGTATGGATGGAATCTGTTTCGGTAGCATCAAAAGGTGTCGGGGATAGCTGCTGCAAGATTTTGTCGGAAAATACGCTCGCCCGCAGGGAAAGAGGAAGATTTTGCGGCAAACCGCCCCGCGGCCCGATCTTGCAGCAGCGTGAGCCCCGTAACTACCTTTGCTACTGACAACAGATTTCCATACCGCGCTCCGCGGCATGAAAAAAAGAGAGGAAAAGGTTATGGGAGAGAAACGGGGAGAAAACGATATGCCGTGAACGCTCGCGAAAGTCGGTTCACGGCTCACCCTGCATGGAATGATAAATCGCCCGCGAACATTTCCTTTCACGGGCGATTGGCGTATCGGAGCGTGCCGATCCCGTATCGGCGGAGGATCGTTTCCGCCGGACGTGGCGCCACTCGCTGCCACTTTTAAGACGGATACGTCCATATACCACTGGCTGATAACAAGATACTGTTCATTTGTGTACTTTTGGGCATCCGGGAAACAAAAAATGAAACAGAACATGGAAATAATAAGTATGGACGTGAAGGCTTTCGACGCGCTGGCAGGGCACGTGGAAGCCATTGAAAGAAAAGCCGAGGCGTTATGCCGCAGGCAGGAGGACGTGAGTTTGAAAAAATGGCTGGACAACCAGGATGTCTGTGACGTGCTGGGGATATCGAAACGTACCCTGCAAACCTACCGGGAGAAAGGGTTGCTGCCTTTCAGCCGCATCCGTCACAAAATCTTCTACAAACCGGAAGATGTCGGGAAACTGCTGCAATCGTCGCACTATCCTAATACCGCCGCGTTATGAGCCATTATTTCATCGACAAGCACGATCCGCGTGTGGCGGATCTCTTCCGGCGTTTGGAAAAGGCCGGCAAGGCACTGGATAAACTGGAATCCTCCGGAGGCCGGACACTCAAGGGAGAGCGGTTCGTCACCGACGAGGAATTGTCCCGGCTGCTGAAAATCAGCAGGCGTACATTGCAGGAATACCGCACGGCGCGGATCATTCCCTATTATTTGATTCAGGGCAAGGTACTATACATGGAATCCGAGATACAGAAATTTCTGGAAGATTCCCGGAAGAAATGTATCGGGGGACAGGAATGGGTATAAAAGAAGAACGGCCATCACGGCCGTTCTTCTTTTTCAGTTCAATATCGTGTTCATGCCGGGGAGCTGCCAGACGACGGCGGTCGTCGTGGCCCTTCGGACAAGCCACCGTCGGAAGGCTTCGGCATTCCCGGATTTTAAGCGGAAAGCCAGCGCGGCGATCATTTCGAGCGAATACAGCTCGACAATACCGCCGTCACGGTTGCGCTCCCGGCGGTAAACCCGCTCCTCACGGAGTATGCCGCTTTTGAGTATGGAGCGGATGTTGCTCCCCACGGCAGGAACGAAGACTCCGAACAGGTCGGCAATCTGGTGGCGCGTGAGCCATACACGGTTCTCCGGCGTGTGGATTTCCACCCGCCCGTTTTCAATGCTGATAGGTTCTCTTGTCGTCATAGTCATACAAATTTATCAATTTTTGTTATACTGTTCAACCGTTTACCGTTATAATATCTGCCGTTTCCGGTTCGTCCTCCTCGTAGAGATTTATTTTCCGGCCTTTGGTCTGTTCTTTCAGACGTTTCATGTCCTCGTCCACCTTGCGGTCGGTCACTTTGGCGTAAATCTGCGTGGTGGAAATGCTCTTGTGTCCCATCATGCGGCTGACAGTTTCGATAGGCACACCCAGCGAGAGCGTGATATGTGTCCCGAAATTGTGCCTCGCCTTGTGAAAGGTCATGTCGAAGCCGTATGTCCGTCCCAGTTCTCTGGTGAGCTTGATGAGATACCCCCGGCAATAGAGGTTGAAAATCCTGTCGCTTTTACGCTCGTGGCGGTATTTCTCGATGATCTGCAACGGCACGTTCAGCAGGCGGATGGCCGAGGGCGTTTCGGTCTTCTGGCGCCGGATGTGTATCCAGTACGTTCCGTCGTCCGACTGCGTGATGTCTTTTTCGGACAAGCGTTTCAGGTCGGCGTAGGACAACCCCGTGAAGGTAGCGAAGAGAAACCAGTCCCGCACCCGCTGGAGGTTGGGTTTACCGACGGGAGTTTCCATCAGTTTTTTGAGGTCTTCGAGTTTCAAATGGCGGCTCTTGCGCCGGGGCAGTTCCGGGTGCAGCTTCCCGTAAGGGTCGCGCCGGAGTGTACCCTGACTGACAGCCCGCTTGGTCATTTTTTTCAACCGGTAAAGATGCTCGTGTACTGTCTTGGGTTTCATTTCACGATCTGTACGCAGGAATATTTCAAAATCATCGTAGAACTCCCGGTCAAGGCTCCGCAACGCTACATCCTCCTTTTCCTTCCTTTTTTTCACGAAGGAGGCTAAAATATTATAGGAGTTCTCGTAACTTTCATAAGTTTCTTCCTTGCGATCCACGCCGACACGCTTGCGGAACTCCTCGTTATGCTCGCGGAACAAGGCAAGGAGGGTGAACGGTTTCTGCCCGATTCCTTCCACGGCGTTTTTGACCAGCTCGGCCGTCACGAAACCGAGGCTTTTACGAATATGACGGTAATGTCCGGTGATTTTTTCGGTCAGTTTCTCTATTGCCTGGTTTACCGTTCGGGCGTTCTCGCTTCGTCCGTTCGCCCTTTTGGTTTCCGGATTCCAAAGCGATGGATCGACAAACGCGTTGATATTGATCGGGGCCGACTTGGCGTCGATGCTTACCTTGCATAACAATTTACATGTTCCGTCCTTGCGGACTTTCGTGCGGTTGATGTAGAACAGCAGGGAGAACGTGCTGCGGCGTTTTATCTCTTTATTATTCGTTTCCATAATCGTTGTGAATTTGATTGTCAATGATAGATTAAATAGCTACGGAGAAGCGGCCGGCAATCTTTTCCTCTAAAGACCGGGTATCCATGTCGATCTTGTCATCGGTCACTTTGGCGTAAATCTGCGTCGTGGAAATGCGGCTATGCCCCAGCATTTTACTGACGGTTTCAAGCGGGACACCATGCGAAAGCGTGATCTCGGTGGCGTAGGTATGGCGTCCGCAGTGAAAGACGAGCTTCCGTTCAATTCCGCAAATGGCGGCAATACGTTTCAGTGTCCGGTTGAGTTCGTTGTTGCTGTACATCGGCAGCAGTTTTCCTTCCGGGGCCATATCCCGGTACTTGTCGAGGATGAGCAACGGTATGTCGAGCAACGGCACTTCATAGTCGATTTTCGTCTTCTTGCGGGCGGTCTTGATCCATACCTCACCGTCCTCGGCCACTTCCAGATCCTCCGTCGTCAGGCGGCACATGTCCCCGTAAGGGATACCCGTGTAGCAGGAGAAGAGGAACAGGTCGCGGATATGGTAGAGTTTCGGGTCGTGCAGGGGTGTGGTCATCAGCCGTTGTAACTCTGCGGCGGTAAGGTATTTCTGTTCCCGCTCGGGATGTTCGGCTTCATACCCCGCGAACGGGTCGGCAGTGATAATCCCTTCCGCGATGGCTTCCCCGACAATCGTGTTCAACCGTGTGACAAGCAACACGATAGTTCCCAGGGCAAAGCGGCGCTCCGTGCGTAGGTAGAGGTCATAGTTGTCGATGAATGAACGGTTCAGGGCCGTGAAAGGAACATCCGACAACTTGTATTTCTCCTGGATGAAAGCAGCCACACAGTTACAAGCATAGCGGTAAGATTGTGCTGTTCCCTTTTCCCGGTTCACGCCGACACGTTTTTCGAAATGTTCGATGAACGTCCGGAAATAACCCAACAGGGTTTCCTGCCCGAAAGCCGTCCCCAACAACAGATTCCTTATTTCTTCAGCCGTTACATTCTCACGGGTGGCTGACAGTTCGTCATAAATGGAAATGGCTGAAGCTCGCAAATCGTCCAGTTGCCGGTTGATTTCCCGCGCGGCGTTACTTTTACCCGTGGCACGTCCGGATGCCCACAGTGCAACGGGTACGGACATTTTCGCACTAAAAGCCGCTTCTGAAAATTTGCCGACGGCAAGTTTCGCCATGACCGGGCAATGTCCCTCGTCATTCATTTCGCTCTTTTTGAGGTAGAACGTAACCGTTACATCCGTCTGTTTCATAACTCTATTTTTTTATGTTGCAAAATTACTTGATATAGAGTTATTTACAGTTATGAAAATTATAGCGGAACAAAGAATAAAACCCCGGATGCCGGTAACATAACCTGTATTTCCATGAAAAACGGAAAAAAACGGTTATCTTTACGGGCAAAATATAGGGTTCTTTGCATGGTGAACGGTAAAACCGCAGGTGGTTAAGCGTTATTTTGCCGGATTATCCGGGGCTAAAAAAGGCAACGGATAAGTAGCAAATCTTTCTCTTAACCTTTCATTATCCTGCATTTTAGCGATTTGGAAAGGTATAGAAGAATTTGGCTTAACTCTCCTCAATACCAAACACTTACTTTATTTATCCAAATTTTGCCGTTTTTTTGCGAGTTCTTCATATCTTTGTGAATAAATTGTTTTTAATAATTAGTGATTAGGACAATTTAATTAAGGTCGAAGGAATTGCCCTTTTCTTCGGCCTTACATTTTTTCTAGTCAGATGTGTCTCATAGGCGTCATATTAATTTATAAAGTTAAACATTTTAAGGTCAATCGTTCATTATCTTTTCAAAGTCTTTGCTTCGTTTCTTGTCCACTCTGATTTTAATGATTCCCTGTTCCCATGCATAGTCAATAGGTGCAGTGTCTCTCATTAAGTCAAGCGTTTGTTGTATCGTTTCGTCCATCAGGATTCCTGTAAACTTGTAGTGTTTCAACAGTTCGTCTTCGATACTTATCTGTACTTTATATTTACGTTCAAGTTTCTTTACTATACTCTCCATTGTCTCTTTTTGGATAATCCACTTAGGATCTTTCCATGATGTATATAAAAGAGTATTCACATCCTTTCGGAATTCGACCTGTATATCTTCCTTATTTTTCTTACAAATCAAAACAGTTTCATTTGGTTTTAGATAAACTTCGGGAATGTCCTGCCCTGCATCGGGTTTCACTTTTACGGAACCTCTGACTAAGGTCGTTTCCACAATATCCTCATCATCGTAGGCTTTCACATTAAAACTGGTTCCCAACACTGTTATTTCTGTTCCCTTGGCAGAAACAATAAATGGCTTCTTATCTTTCTGCACTTCCAAAAAGGCTTCTCCGTGTAGTTCAATCTTTCGCTCCTCGTTCCCAAAAGATTTTGTGTATGTAATACTACTCCCGGAATTTAATGTTACAACAGAACCGTCCGGCAGACTTAAGACAGATTTAGAGCCTAAAGGAGCATTTACCATTGTAATCCCATCTACAGCAAGACTGTCATTATGACTTCCCCATTCATAAGCAGCCCAACAGGACAGAATAAGGAGAGCAATCGCTGCTACATTTTTCCACATCATCAGATATCTTTTCTTCTGCACAGGCTGGTTGTGAGATTGTTCCTTAATAGTGCCCATGACTCTATCGTAGGCAGACTCCAGATAATTATCAGGTTTCATGTTTCGGGCAACCAATTCAACTGTGTAGACTTCTCTGAAATAACGTTTATTGTCTGGAGTTTCCAGCAGTTTTTTCAGTTCAGTCCGTTCCTCTTCTGATAATCCTTTCTCGAAAAAAGAAGATACCAGTTCATTTATTCTATCTATGTTATTATTTTCTTGCATATATATTAAAGACGATGTAAGTTAGAAAAAGGGTGGTTCTAAATCTGAAAAAAAATAAAGATTAGTAAGATTCCCAGTTTTTTTCTTAAAATAAGAATCGCTTCACGCAGATTAGATTTTACTGTATTTACAGAAATATCCATCTTTTGAGCAATCTCGCTATATTTGAGTTTTTCGAAACTTCTAAGTTTTAAAGTCTCCTGATAACGTTGTGGAAGTTCACTTATTGCAGCAGTAATGCGGGATTCATCTTCTTGAGAAATAAGATATTCTAATGGATTCTCATCCAAATCAGCCAGCGTATGGCATTCTTCCACCGGAAAAAAATCTTTCTGGACCCGCAGATAATCAATACAGGCATTTTTCACCGTTTGCAGCAGGTATCTTCTCATCGCAAGTTCCTGAATATTCTCCATATTCGCCCACAACTTGACGAAAGACTCGCTAACGATATCTTCTACAATGCATGTGTCTTGCACATATCCACAAGCAAAATAATAGAGTTCTTTGTAGTATTGAGTAAAAAAGGATTTAAACTTCTCTTCCTTTATCCAATCCGCACTTTTTCCCATTCCAGTAAATGACTTAAAGTTCAACATGAGTCCGTGATGGGAGCAAAGTTACTTAAATATATTATTTAGAGAACATTTCACATATTTTTTTGCTATAAGCAAACATAATCAACCATAAACAAACATTACCAACAGTCAGAGATTTCTTAATGTCCTTAACTTACTATCCCTCCAAAAATAAAGTTCTCCTATCCCCAAATATACCCGAAGATATATTTCAGACAGGAGAACCACCATAATAGACAAAACAATAGTCTGTCCCTTTCTTATATTGTTCTTAAAATCCCTCTCTAAAGTTTTTTGATAGAGAAATCGGCAAAACGGATTTCCTCGTCACGCAACCGATCTTGCCAACTCCGGTTCTCACCCAAATAACGGTAGATACCCCATTTGGGACGAAGTCCGGTACAATCCGTACGCCACATATCCATTTTTTCAGGACCTAGTTTTAAAAGAACTTTTCCATCTTTGATACGTGTGATGATCACTTCATAAGAACCGTTCTCACCGAAACAGGCTTTTTCTTCTACCTCTACCCAGTTGCCTAGAAAATCAACAAGGTCTGTACTAATAAGGGTAGTAGTGCTTCCACCACGTTTATCATAACGTACCCGCAATTGTTGTCCCCCTTTGCTGTTAGAATAGGCAGTCAGAGTGATAAGAGGAGAACTGACATCTGCTGTGCCCGACGAGTTATCAATACCTTTCAACTGGTGAAGATGAGAAAATTTAGTCGTCGTTTGAAACCCTATCGGCAAACAGAATTTCCAACGAAATACCATAGCCTCTCCCTTTTGTCCGATAAGACTTTCCGGAGATTTGTTATCCGTCTTTATCTCATTGCGCTGACGGTCAGTAATATTTGTAAGCCCACGATCATCATCGATCGTAGCATGAATGAAGAAAGCAAATACATACTTATTCAACTGATTATCATAAACCTGCTGAATATGCTGAAAATGAGCGGTCTTATGTTCACGTGAAGAATCAGGCGCTTCATGGTTATATCCCGAACGTTTAATCAAGTCATATGTTTTTATACTATTGCCGTCAGCAATCAATGTACCATCCACCTGCTGTTCAGGTTTCGGTTGTTCTTTCTCGTCTATCACTTCCGATGAACTGTTGGAGCAGGCGATAAAAGCAAAAAGGGCTAAAAATAAGATTCCTTTTCTCATTTGGACTTATTTAACATGGTCAGTCAGGAAATCTACCGATTTGAAGAAAATCTCTTCCATTTTATCAGAAGTCTTTGAACTGACATTATGGTCATAATATTCATATCTCAACAGTTCACAGACTCCCCCTCTTTTCTTTAAAGCCGATGCAAATATCTCGCTCTGCTCACATTCTACCGTAACATCACATGTACCACATACCAACATGGAAGCAGGTACATTCTTTTTGGGAATCAGGTTGACAGGAGATACTTCCCGAAGTACTTTAGGATCCCTGCCACAGAAATATCCAATACGCTGAGGGTCTTTCGTCTTTTGAATGATAGCCGCCTTTTCCAAATCATAAATACCGGAGTAACCAACGAAGGCCTTCGTTCCGGGTACAGTCATTGCAGCTACCGCAGCCAAATGAGCACCGGCGGAAGTTCCCAGAAAGCCAAAGCATTCAGGATTGATATTCAGCTCTGCAGCATGTTCCCGTATATATTTCACAGCATCCCAAACATCTTGGATAGAAACTTTCACGGTTGCATCAGATTGCGGAGCCAATGTATAAGATACACGTACACCAGTGATCCCCTTTTGTTTTGCTAAATATTGGGATAAAGATCTAGACGAACCGTTATTGCCCCGTGCCCATCCACCACCGTGGAGATAAACTACAAAAGGAGCAGGGTTATCAGTTTCTGCAAAATCAACTGTCAGTATCAGCTCATAATCTTCATACTTTTTGTAAACAATGTCTTTTGTAATTACTCCTTTATAATCCTTGCTTTTCAAGCGGTTTGCCTGGTAAGTATAAGGAGTCATTACATCAGGAATTGTATTCACATCAATAAGTTTCGCATATTTCTTTGCATATAGCAACGAATAAGAGCCATCTTCGTTCTGCTTCATCTTCATACCATAACGATTGGAAAACTGTTGTGGTTGAGTTTCCTGAGCAAGACAAAGAAACGGCAGCATACACAAATAAAAAAACAATTTCAATTTCATGTTATCACTTAATATTAGGTGAGGATAAATTA
This window encodes:
- a CDS encoding site-specific integrase, which gives rise to METNNKEIKRRSTFSLLFYINRTKVRKDGTCKLLCKVSIDAKSAPININAFVDPSLWNPETKRANGRSENARTVNQAIEKLTEKITGHYRHIRKSLGFVTAELVKNAVEGIGQKPFTLLALFREHNEEFRKRVGVDRKEETYESYENSYNILASFVKKRKEKEDVALRSLDREFYDDFEIFLRTDREMKPKTVHEHLYRLKKMTKRAVSQGTLRRDPYGKLHPELPRRKSRHLKLEDLKKLMETPVGKPNLQRVRDWFLFATFTGLSYADLKRLSEKDITQSDDGTYWIHIRRQKTETPSAIRLLNVPLQIIEKYRHERKSDRIFNLYCRGYLIKLTRELGRTYGFDMTFHKARHNFGTHITLSLGVPIETVSRMMGHKSISTTQIYAKVTDRKVDEDMKRLKEQTKGRKINLYEEDEPETADIITVNG
- a CDS encoding site-specific integrase; this encodes MKQTDVTVTFYLKKSEMNDEGHCPVMAKLAVGKFSEAAFSAKMSVPVALWASGRATGKSNAAREINRQLDDLRASAISIYDELSATRENVTAEEIRNLLLGTAFGQETLLGYFRTFIEHFEKRVGVNREKGTAQSYRYACNCVAAFIQEKYKLSDVPFTALNRSFIDNYDLYLRTERRFALGTIVLLVTRLNTIVGEAIAEGIITADPFAGYEAEHPEREQKYLTAAELQRLMTTPLHDPKLYHIRDLFLFSCYTGIPYGDMCRLTTEDLEVAEDGEVWIKTARKKTKIDYEVPLLDIPLLILDKYRDMAPEGKLLPMYSNNELNRTLKRIAAICGIERKLVFHCGRHTYATEITLSHGVPLETVSKMLGHSRISTTQIYAKVTDDKIDMDTRSLEEKIAGRFSVAI
- a CDS encoding helix-turn-helix domain-containing protein, with the protein product MSHYFIDKHDPRVADLFRRLEKAGKALDKLESSGGRTLKGERFVTDEELSRLLKISRRTLQEYRTARIIPYYLIQGKVLYMESEIQKFLEDSRKKCIGGQEWV
- a CDS encoding PcfK-like family protein produces the protein MAQGTDYFKLTIQNYLDARAREDELFAPRYANPKKNIDDCCTFIINQVRQSGCNGFADEEIYSMALHYYDEEDIDIGKPVSCKVVVNHTVELTEEEKVEARRNAIRKAESEAYAKLAKAKSKPKKIEDNKLMPSLF
- a CDS encoding FecR family protein gives rise to the protein MQENNNIDRINELVSSFFEKGLSEEERTELKKLLETPDNKRYFREVYTVELVARNMKPDNYLESAYDRVMGTIKEQSHNQPVQKKRYLMMWKNVAAIALLILSCWAAYEWGSHNDSLAVDGITMVNAPLGSKSVLSLPDGSVVTLNSGSSITYTKSFGNEERKIELHGEAFLEVQKDKKPFIVSAKGTEITVLGTSFNVKAYDDEDIVETTLVRGSVKVKPDAGQDIPEVYLKPNETVLICKKNKEDIQVEFRKDVNTLLYTSWKDPKWIIQKETMESIVKKLERKYKVQISIEDELLKHYKFTGILMDETIQQTLDLMRDTAPIDYAWEQGIIKIRVDKKRSKDFEKIMND
- a CDS encoding alpha/beta hydrolase, whose protein sequence is MKLKLFFYLCMLPFLCLAQETQPQQFSNRYGMKMKQNEDGSYSLLYAKKYAKLIDVNTIPDVMTPYTYQANRLKSKDYKGVITKDIVYKKYEDYELILTVDFAETDNPAPFVVYLHGGGWARGNNGSSRSLSQYLAKQKGITGVRVSYTLAPQSDATVKVSIQDVWDAVKYIREHAAELNINPECFGFLGTSAGAHLAAVAAMTVPGTKAFVGYSGIYDLEKAAIIQKTKDPQRIGYFCGRDPKVLREVSPVNLIPKKNVPASMLVCGTCDVTVECEQSEIFASALKKRGGVCELLRYEYYDHNVSSKTSDKMEEIFFKSVDFLTDHVK
- a CDS encoding RNA polymerase sigma factor; this encodes MGKSADWIKEEKFKSFFTQYYKELYYFACGYVQDTCIVEDIVSESFVKLWANMENIQELAMRRYLLQTVKNACIDYLRVQKDFFPVEECHTLADLDENPLEYLISQEDESRITAAISELPQRYQETLKLRSFEKLKYSEIAQKMDISVNTVKSNLREAILILRKKLGILLIFIFFQI
- a CDS encoding helix-turn-helix domain-containing protein, coding for MEIISMDVKAFDALAGHVEAIERKAEALCRRQEDVSLKKWLDNQDVCDVLGISKRTLQTYREKGLLPFSRIRHKIFYKPEDVGKLLQSSHYPNTAAL
- a CDS encoding PcfJ domain-containing protein codes for the protein MKPRTKFQQSVVAASKHLPPLTPAQIEWGYKNCIEHIGRRTPKGLITCTECGHTWQSENGELTDNLLGCECPHCHTPLKVETTLRRKFNDYEYLCIVTRCRGFQVLRFVYIECWAKVGQTPVYTHIEAVQRWIAPDGRSATFARLRPMGFFVHGWSWSSALELRAENDGKYNITPTRIYPRQRLIPELRRSGYGKQLPDVTPFDLIHLLLSENKAETLLKAGQTALVRFFARSSRNIADYWPAIRIAIRNGYAIGKPTEWCDYIDLLRFFGKDLHNAHFVCPADLPAAHDLYMAKKRRHMQMERRQEERRKALEQEASFVKAKGRFFGVEFSDGEIRIKVLDSVEAIRQEGEAMHHCVFTNEYYLKADSLILSATIDGKRIETIEVSLKRMEVVQSRGVCNKNTPYHGQILKLMKGNMSLIRKRMTA